A region from the Flavobacterium enshiense genome encodes:
- a CDS encoding OmpH family outer membrane protein — translation MKQLKTLLIAAALFIGANQTISAQAKVAHIDVQELMTNMPEMKTAQAQVKKISETYDNEYKTMVTEYQNKMKKYESEASTVTEAVNETRAKEMQDMGQRIQQYRDTAQKELQQKEMDLVKPIMDKAKAAIQKVAKVKGFQYVLDATPGSGVIVAEGPSLLTDVKKELGF, via the coding sequence ATGAAACAATTAAAAACTTTACTTATCGCTGCAGCATTGTTCATCGGTGCAAACCAAACTATTTCAGCACAAGCAAAAGTAGCTCATATCGATGTTCAGGAGCTAATGACTAACATGCCAGAAATGAAAACAGCTCAGGCTCAGGTTAAAAAGATAAGCGAAACTTATGACAACGAATACAAAACCATGGTAACTGAGTACCAGAACAAAATGAAAAAATACGAATCAGAAGCATCAACAGTTACTGAAGCCGTAAACGAAACCCGTGCAAAAGAAATGCAGGATATGGGACAGCGTATCCAACAATACAGAGATACTGCTCAGAAAGAATTACAGCAAAAAGAAATGGACCTTGTAAAACCAATCATGGACAAAGCTAAGGCAGCTATTCAGAAAGTAGCAAAAGTTAAAGGTTTCCAATATGTACTTGATGCGACTCCAGGTAGTGGTGTAATCGTAGCAGAAGGTCCAAGCTTATTGACTGACGTTAAAAAAGAATTAGGATTCTAA